The DNA window ACCCATGTCCCAGCACCAGTGGATGCCGCGGGCCTCCAGCCGGCCGTTGTCGCCGAAGAACATGACGACCGTATTCTCGGCCAGGCCGTCCGCCGCCAGGCGATCCAGCACGCGGCCAATGCGGCGATCCATCCCCGAGATCGAATTCAAATAGCGGGCCCATTCCTGCCGCACCAGCGGATGATCCGGGTAATACGGCGGAGGCGTGACGTTCCCGGCCGTGGCGATCTGCGGGTGGTCTTCTTCACCGACCCATTTCACGCGTTTCTTTTCGACCGTTTTCCGGTCGTAGATATCGTATTCAATTTCCGGCGTGTTGATCTGGGCGAAGAACGGCTGGTGCGATTTCAGCTCTTCCCAGTCGTCTGTATCGTACAGTTCCCCTTCGTTGACGAAGTTCAGGTCGAGCTTCCCGGTGCCGATGATCTGATCGCCGATCCGGGTCAGATTGGCCGTATAGTAGCCCGCATCGCGCAGGCGATGCGTCAGCGGCCGCACCCCTGCGGGCAGACGGAAGTCGTCGTCCCGATGGGAACGCATATGGTGCATGTCGGTCGTCGTCTGGTACATGCCCGTCATGAAGGCCGAACGACTGGGAGCGCAGACGGGAGAGGTGGCGTACACGTTCGTATAGCGCATTCCCTGTTCGGCCAGACGATCGAGACGGGGCGTCTCCACATTCGGTCCGCCGTAGCAACCCAGGTCGAGCGCCAAGTTCTCGCCGACAATCCACAGAATGTTCGGCAGCGCCGGTGGTTCGCCCGCCTGGGCCACCGACGCCAGCATCAGCAACAGTGCGGCCGCCAGCAGCCAGCTCGCCGCTGTGTGAGACGCAGTAACTCGCCCGTTACGTCCTTCGCCGTCCACGCTTCGACCGCGCATCCGCCAACTGCACATCCAACACCCCTTCCGCACCGGGTTTTCAGGAACCGATTTCATGGCCCCCAATGTAACACGCCGGCACTCCTCATGCCGGGCGTGTGATGGCAAGGCAGAGGCCGTGTCCTCATCCACTACAGGATGCGGGGGTTAAACCGATTCACCGAAGCCGGTGGCTCGGTTGTGGAGCTTTTCCCGGGTGGCCCAGAGGCCGGCGGAGGGGGTGGGGATGAAGTAGAAGCGTTCTCCGTCGGGCAGGGTGTTCCAGCCTTCGGAGAGCTGGTCGATCGGGTACTTTTTGAGCATCTCGGCCAGGTCGGCGTACTCGAAGTTGACGCCTTCGACTTCTTCCTTCGTCAAATGGCCGGGGGCGTAACGGATGGTGAAGCGATCTTCCGACGAGCCGTGGATCAGGTGGGCCGTGGCGTGGGCCAGGTCCTGCATGTCGGCGTGCTGGTGATAGCCGTCCATCACCTTCGGCGTGCCGCAGTAGCCGTACTTGCGGATGAACGTGTCGACCTCGGGCTGTTCGCCAAAACGCTTGAGGCCCGGCGCCAGGATCAGCAACTCGCCCCCGTCGGCCAGTGCCATGCGGGTGCGATAGACGGCCTTGTTGGCCACCCAGGTGCTGAAAAACTCATCGCCCTGCATGACGCAGACGACTTTGCTGAGCGGTTCATCGAGCACATTGATGTTCTGCTCGCGGGCCTGGCGGGCGGCGGACAGGTACGTTTCCAGGTCGTCGCCGGCGTGGTAGCCCGTATGCACCAGGCGGCCGTCGGGCGAACGGGCCAGCACCACCTGCACGTACAGGTCGGGCAGATGGCCCAGCAATTCGTCTTCTGCTTTGTTGAAGCACTGGCGGGTCGGCGTGAGCAGATTGCCCAGGTTATTTTCAATGCCGCAGCAGGCGGCCATCATGTGGGAGGCGCAGATCGTATCCTTGCCGCCCAGGCCGATGAAGTAGTTTTTGTTATGGTTGGCGAAGCCCAGCACCTCGTGCGGGACGACATGGCCGATGTTGATGATCAGGTCCCAGGACTCGTCCATCAACATGGAGTTGAGCGAAACAGGAATGGCCCAGTCGGCGGCGCCGCCGGAGACTTCTTTCACGTAGTCGGCCGGAATCTCGCCGATGTGCGTCACGCCGTTTCGCCAGTCATGGGCGTGGATCCGCTCATTGGGGATGGCGCCGAACATCTGCCGGTTCTGCTCCGGCGTATGCGGTTCATGCTGGCCCAGCGTGGGGATCACATGGACATCCGCTTCGTCGGATAGCAACTCGTAGAATTTTTCCGTAATCCACCCCGCGCCGGAGTGCATTCGGGTGATGTCGGGGGGCAGCAGCAACACGCGTTTGGGTGTGCCTGCGATCCGCTGGCGGGCCTGTTCCACTGTCTGAACGACGAACTGTTCGACTTCGGGCCGCGTAAATTCCGTCGCCGTTTCTTGAATCCAAGGCATCGCGAATCTGTTTTTCTCAAGGGTAAGGGATCGGCGCGGGCCAAAGCCGCGGCCGCAGTTCGGGTTGCCGGATATCGTACACAGCAACCGCGCGGCAAGGAATGCAGGGTCGACCCTGCGGGGGGAAGCGCAGGCAGCCCAAGTCGCCCGACTTTGGAAAGCGCACGCTGGGAGATGGAAAGGCGGCCAAACTCTGGCGAGTTCCACGACGGGAGGGCGGATGGCGCCGCCCCATGGGCCTGGCGATGCGACAGGACCGGTTCCCGCCGTGCGTCATGCGGGATTCGCGTCGGCGAAACGGTCGCGGCGCGTTATACTGATACGTCCGTGGCGGGGAGGAATCCGCGTATGCCATCGGGCCTGGAGTATGTCGCTGGATTTTGTCGTTGGATTTTGCCTCGCTTTCGAATCACCTGAGACCGGCAATGGAAGAGCCACTTTCTCCCCCGGATCCTGAACGATCCCCGGCAGCGGAAAACCTGGACTCGGCGCCCGCGATCCGTCGCTCTTCGACTTCGTCTGCTTCTTCCCGCGAATCCTCACAAGACGTCCCCCCGGAACCGGCCGACCTGCCGCACACGGAAGCAGACACCTCCTCCGCAAAAACGCGGACCACCCGCACCCGCGTGCATCCGCCCGAACCGGCAGAACCCGACGGGCTGACCTGGCTGCTGTCCAAGCTGGCCTGGATCGTCCTGTTTTTGATGGGCGCCGCCCTGTTCCAGTGGGCCGGCCCCTGGGCGGTCGAAGAGATCCAGTACTCCATCACCCGCGGACAGGAGCGGGCGCGTCACGATGCGGCCCAAGAGTTTGTGCAGGATCACCCGCTGAATCAGCTCTCGCAGATGTACGGCGTGGTGTCAAAGATCGTCAGTCCGAGCGTGGTGCATATCAACACCAGCAACGCCCGTCGCGTGCCGTATGTGGTCGACGACGAACAGCCGCTGGCGCTGCCGCCGCCTGATGAAATCCAGGGGCAGGGCTCCGGCGTGATTCTGGACCCGCGCGGTTTCATCGTGACCAACTACCACGTGGTGCGGGGCGCTTCCAACATTCAAGTGGTGATCAGCGGCCAGCGGCCGATCGACGCCGTGATTGTGGGCTTCGACCAGGAAACCGACCTGGCCCTGCTCCGCGTCGAAGCCGACAACCTGATTCCCGCCCAGTGGGGCGACAGCGACGAGATTGAAACGGGCTCGCTGGTCTGGGCGATCGGCAGTCCGTTCGGCCTGGAACGCAGTATTACCTCGGGAATCTTGAGCGCGAAACACCGGGCCGGCAAAGCAGGGACCATCTATCAGGACTTTCTGCAGACCGACGCCGCCGTGAACCCCGGCAACAGCGGCGGCCCGCTGGTCGATTCGGCCGGCAGGGTGATCGGCATCAACACAGCGATTGTGGGCCAGACCTACCAGGGAATCAGCTTCGCCATTCCCAGCAATGTGGCCCGCGAAGTGGTCGAGCGGATCCGCGCCAGCGGACACTTCAGTCGCGGCTGGCTGGGGGTGCAGCTGGGCGAGGTGACTCCCGACCGGGCCCAGCAACTGGGAACAGCCGTGGGGGTGGGAGCCTATATTATCGATGTCGTGCCCCACCGCTCCGGCAAATCGCCCGCTGCCGAGGCCGGCATCATCGCCGGCGACGTGATCATCGCCTGGAACGGAGCGACAATCGACAGCCCCAACACGCTCAGCCAGCAGGTCGCCCGCACCCAGGTCGGCAGCCGCGTGCCGGTCGTTCTCTTCCGCCAGGGCCGCCAGGTGCAGCTGGAAGCCACCGTCGGCGAGCGCGCCCCGGGCATGTAGTCAGGGCGGCGTCGCGCTAACCGCTTTCTGACGCCTGGGCTTTCCTGACGCCAGGCTTTCCTGACGCCAGGCTTTCCTGACGTCGGCATGGAGTCGCGGTAGAGCCTTGATGGCTGCTGCGGGCGCCCATTATCCCGATCAGTGCGGAGATGACGGTTTGCTGAATAGACCGAGGGCGTAAACATGGCGGGTTGCTTTTGACTCTCTCGTGGGAGGGACGTACTTTTCTGGGACCCTCGACCTGCACTTTTCCCTCGACCTGCACCTTTCCTTGGGACCCGGGATATGCCCTCCTCGTACAATCTCCAACCCACCGAAACCCCCTCGGGAATCGCTACCTGCACGAACTGCGGCGCGGAGGGAGAGCCTTCGGCCGAAGCCTGGTGCCGGCAGTGCGGGTTCTATCCGGCCCTGGGCAGCTGTATTGAAATTGCCCCGGCCGAAGTGGAGACTTCCGAGGACGAAGAAGAAACCGCGCCGATTCCTGAGAATCTGCTGCAGCATCTCATGCAGATGCCGGCCTGGATGTGGGCCCTGATCGGGTGCTCCCTGAGCGGGATCGTCGTCGCCGTCGCTGGTCGCCTGCTGACGGGCGAAGGCAGCTTCGCCCGGATGGCGTGGGCGTTCGGCCAGCTCGGCCTGGCTCTGGTCGTGGTGATGACGGCCCAGCTGTGGGCCCTGTTGATCGCCCTCAAGCACGATGTCAAATACGGCCCGTTCGACTTTCTGGGGAAGCCGATCGCCATCTGGTTTCCGACCTTTGCCGAACTGCCCGCCACCTGCGCCCGCGTTGGGCTGGCCCTGGTGGGACTGTCGGGCATGTTCGGGGCGCTGGTCGTGGTCGGCGGGATTCCCTATCACTGGCTGTGGGAATATGAGCCCGCCCAGAAAAAGAACCCGAACCTGCTGAAAGAGATTGTGAAAAACGCTGACGAACTGGCCAAATACTCAGGCGAGTCCAGCAGCGATTCGCTGGAAGACGCCGTTAGCGATTTCGCCGGCGAGGTCGAGGATAAAGACGATAAAGAGGCCTACCTGGACAGCCTGGCCGAAGATCTTCGTCGCTCGTTGACAGGGAAGGAAGAAATCGACCCGCGGCCTGAATCGCTGAACTGCCTGATCGTCGGTTATCGCGTGCATACCAAAGGCGACAACCAGGGGAAACTCAAAACCTTGCTGGTCGCGTCGCCCGTCAAACAGAAGCTGCGGATCGTCGCCATGGTGAGCGAGGGCTTCGATCAGCCGGTGAGCGAATTCGATTCCCAGACCGTCGGCGACCAGTTGCTGGAGGAACTCCGCCAGATCGGCCGCTCCGAAGCCGTGGTCCGAAATCCCTATACGGCCGAGTGGGTCAAACCGGTGCTCGCCTGTAATATCAAGTTCGCCTCCTGGCTGGACGGCACCCAGCTGTTGAACCCGGCGTTCGACCGACT is part of the Lignipirellula cremea genome and encodes:
- a CDS encoding sulfatase family protein codes for the protein MRGRSVDGEGRNGRVTASHTAASWLLAAALLLMLASVAQAGEPPALPNILWIVGENLALDLGCYGGPNVETPRLDRLAEQGMRYTNVYATSPVCAPSRSAFMTGMYQTTTDMHHMRSHRDDDFRLPAGVRPLTHRLRDAGYYTANLTRIGDQIIGTGKLDLNFVNEGELYDTDDWEELKSHQPFFAQINTPEIEYDIYDRKTVEKKRVKWVGEEDHPQIATAGNVTPPPYYPDHPLVRQEWARYLNSISGMDRRIGRVLDRLAADGLAENTVVMFFGDNGRLEARGIHWCWDMGLHVPLIVYWPQAAAPPRDFQPGKVSDRVVSLLDITATTLAIARIERPIAMQSRVFLGPTADPPRRFAFSARDRIDETQNRIRSVRGARYHYLRNFTPEVSFTSLNRYKEKCFPVKPLMRELAAAGKLHGAPLQLMQPRLPPEELYDTKTDPHEIHNLVDSAEPEHRAALLQLRAALQTWMIESGDRGHLREPASVVAPFEKEMHDWFGTPAWYRGGP
- a CDS encoding lactate racemase domain-containing protein, which encodes MPWIQETATEFTRPEVEQFVVQTVEQARQRIAGTPKRVLLLPPDITRMHSGAGWITEKFYELLSDEADVHVIPTLGQHEPHTPEQNRQMFGAIPNERIHAHDWRNGVTHIGEIPADYVKEVSGGAADWAIPVSLNSMLMDESWDLIINIGHVVPHEVLGFANHNKNYFIGLGGKDTICASHMMAACCGIENNLGNLLTPTRQCFNKAEDELLGHLPDLYVQVVLARSPDGRLVHTGYHAGDDLETYLSAARQAREQNINVLDEPLSKVVCVMQGDEFFSTWVANKAVYRTRMALADGGELLILAPGLKRFGEQPEVDTFIRKYGYCGTPKVMDGYHQHADMQDLAHATAHLIHGSSEDRFTIRYAPGHLTKEEVEGVNFEYADLAEMLKKYPIDQLSEGWNTLPDGERFYFIPTPSAGLWATREKLHNRATGFGESV
- a CDS encoding S1C family serine protease, with protein sequence MEEPLSPPDPERSPAAENLDSAPAIRRSSTSSASSRESSQDVPPEPADLPHTEADTSSAKTRTTRTRVHPPEPAEPDGLTWLLSKLAWIVLFLMGAALFQWAGPWAVEEIQYSITRGQERARHDAAQEFVQDHPLNQLSQMYGVVSKIVSPSVVHINTSNARRVPYVVDDEQPLALPPPDEIQGQGSGVILDPRGFIVTNYHVVRGASNIQVVISGQRPIDAVIVGFDQETDLALLRVEADNLIPAQWGDSDEIETGSLVWAIGSPFGLERSITSGILSAKHRAGKAGTIYQDFLQTDAAVNPGNSGGPLVDSAGRVIGINTAIVGQTYQGISFAIPSNVAREVVERIRASGHFSRGWLGVQLGEVTPDRAQQLGTAVGVGAYIIDVVPHRSGKSPAAEAGIIAGDVIIAWNGATIDSPNTLSQQVARTQVGSRVPVVLFRQGRQVQLEATVGERAPGM
- a CDS encoding ATP dependent DNA ligase; this translates as MPSSYNLQPTETPSGIATCTNCGAEGEPSAEAWCRQCGFYPALGSCIEIAPAEVETSEDEEETAPIPENLLQHLMQMPAWMWALIGCSLSGIVVAVAGRLLTGEGSFARMAWAFGQLGLALVVVMTAQLWALLIALKHDVKYGPFDFLGKPIAIWFPTFAELPATCARVGLALVGLSGMFGALVVVGGIPYHWLWEYEPAQKKNPNLLKEIVKNADELAKYSGESSSDSLEDAVSDFAGEVEDKDDKEAYLDSLAEDLRRSLTGKEEIDPRPESLNCLIVGYRVHTKGDNQGKLKTLLVASPVKQKLRIVAMVSEGFDQPVSEFDSQTVGDQLLEELRQIGRSEAVVRNPYTAEWVKPVLACNIKFASWLDGTQLLNPAFDRLVKDFRRR